The sequence TTGCTATTTGAATTTTATCAAGTGGTTGTGCATCAATAAAATTATTGATGAAATCTGTTTTTGCTAACCAAATTGTATCGCCTATTACACCATTATAATGTATATCATTTACTATAGGAACATCATTAGAAACAATTACATTTATTATTGCCTGATCTGTTCCATCTGTATTATCGGTTAATGTATATGTAATTGTTGCATTGCCTATAAAGCCAGAAGTTGGTACAAAACGTACTTGCTGATTTTCTATTGTTGCTGTTCCATTCAAAACGTTATCTATTGTAAGTAATGCTAATGGATCATTGTCATCGTCAAAATCATTTATCTTAGCATCAATCACTATTGGAGTGTTAGATGTAGTTGTTCCATTATCATCTAAAGCAACAGGAGTATGTCTTTGATCGGCTATAATTATAGTAATTGTTGCATTATTAGTGGCAGAATCTCCAGATTGATCTAATACATTATACTCAAAGGTTGATGTTCCAAACCAAAAACGATTAGGTACAAATGTAAAGTCTGTAATATTCGAAAAAGTTATTTCATCACCTAAGTTTACATCTACACCTTGAAATTGTAATGTCCCATTTGGAGGTAGGGTTTTTATTATTACTTTATTGATTGTTTCAGTAGCATTAAAATTAGTGTATTTAGAAGAGAAGTCAATTGTGTTGAATGTTATTGAAGTGTTTTTTACACCACTTTTAGTAAAATCTTCAACAATTAATCCGTTAGCTCTTAAAAGGTTAATTTGAACATTATATACACTTTCTGTTTCTACTTCTCTGCCATCGATAACGGAAAAAGTAAAATTATCATAATTTATTAAAGAAGATGTTCCATCATAATTTCCACTATTATACCGTATAGAATCTTCTCTTTGTACATTTTCGTTACTTCTTATAGCTGAATACACCCTTTTATTTAAACCAAAATCATAAAAATTAGCTGTTAAAGCTCCTTTAGAAGGCAATTGATGTATCTTAACACTAATTAGAGGGCCATGTGGTGAATTTAAAAGAGGAAAAAAATCGACTACTTTATCTGTGAAGTTTTCATTTTCTCTAACAATAATTGTGATGTCTTCTGATGTAGGTTTGTCACTATCAGACTGAGTAGTACTAGCAAATAAGTTTTGTGTAATTAATAAAACAAGCAGTGCGTTAAGTAATGTTGAATTGCTTTTTGAATACATGAGTATAGGTTAATTCGCTTTTAAGGTTATTAATAATATTACTAAATAAAAATAACTTTCTTATAATCAACCCTTTAAAAAACAAAATTTTCCTGTTAATTTAACATTGCCCACAATCTATCGTTAAAAAGTGAGCAATGTTATATAACTATTTTCTACTCATCTCAAAAACCAATTCACCACCTTTCATTAATTCAAAATGATTTATTGTTGGTCCAGTAATTTCAACTCCGTTTAAAAGTATCTTTTTTACATAAACATTTTTTGATGATTGATTCTTAGCTACAATATGTAATGTATTGCCGTTCTCAAAATGTAAGGTTGCTTCTTTCACTAACGGACTACCAAGCGCATATTCAGCAGAACCGGGCAATACGGGATAAAATCCTATGGCAGAAAATACATACCAAGCACTCATTTGCCCTGCATCATCGTTTCCGCAAAGACCATCACGCTCGTTGGTGTACATAGTATCCATAATCATACGGACTCTCTGTTGTGTTTTTTCAGGTTGGTTGGTCCAATTATATAAATAAGGAATGTGGTGCCCTGGTTCGTTACCATGAACATAATTTCCAATTATTCCATCTCTAGTAATATCTTCGTTTTTTTCTATAAATCGTTCTTCAATTGGAGTAGTAAAAATCTTATCTAAGTGAGATGAGAAATGATCTTTACCACCCATCATAGTAATCATTTCATCAACATTGTGAGGTACATATAGGCCATAATTCCATGCATTTCCTTCAATAAAACCCTGCCCATGAGTATCTAATGGGTCAAATGCTGTTCTCCAAGTACCATCTTGCATTTTAGGACGCATATAATTACTAACTGAATCAAATACATTTTTAAAATTCTCTGATCTATAATGGAACTGAGAAGAGACCCCTTCTCTACCTGCATATTTTGCAATTTCACTAATACAAAAATCATCATAGGCATATTCTAATGTTTTTGATACGGAAGCTGAGTTATTATCTGCTGAAACATATCCATTGGCAATATAATCTCCTATCCCATCAAAATAAGTAACCGTTGCCGTGCTTACAGCTGCATCTAATGCCCTTTGAGGTGAAACATCTGTAGTCTCTTTTACCATAGCATCTGCAATTACACTTACCGCATGATACCCAATCATACACCAGTTTTCATTTGCATAATGACTCCAAATTGGCAACATATTATGTACACTTTGTTCTTGATGGGCCAACATAGATTTCACCATATCATTGTTTCTTGTTGGATGTAATACATTAAACAAAGGATGTAAGGCTCTATAGGTATCCCAAAGTGAGAATAATGTATAATTAGTAAACCCTTCTGATGTATAAATATTCTGATCTAGACCTCTATATTGTCCATCTACATCTTCGTACAAAACAGGACTTAACATTGTATGGTAGAATGCTGTATAAAATGTTACTTTCTGATCTTCTGTTAGCGTTTCAACCTCAACTTTTGACAATTCTGTATTCCATTTTTTGCGTGCTTCCTCTTTCGTTTTATCAAAATTCCAATGTGGTATTTCTGTTGCTAAATTAAGTAGAGCACCAGCCGTACTTACAGAAGACAACGCAAATTTAATATCAATACTTTCTTGTTCTTCTGTATCAAAATTAAAATAGGCTCTAATTTTCTCTCCCGCCATTTCTGGAAAATTATGTTCTTGATCAAATTTTCTGTAAAAACCATTGTATTTAACCTCTTCGTAGCGCTTATGTCCGTAGCTTTTGAAAGGCTTAGAGAATTTCATTGCAAAAAATACTTTCCTTGTTTTCCCCCAACCATTGGTCTGTCTATAACCTGTAACAGTCGAGTCGTTTTCTACACGTACAAAAGTCCAAACTGTTTTTCCTTCGTAATTATAGATATTAGAAATAAGGTCTAAAATAATATGTGCATCATCTGATTTTGGGAATGTATAACGATGATAGCCCACTCTATCAGATGTGGTTAGTTCTGCTTTAATGTTGTAATCGTCTAAAGTAACAGCATAATACCCAGGTGAAGCTTCTTCTGTTTGATGTGAAAATTGGGAATGATAACCACTTTGAGGTTGGTCGGCAGTTCCTGGATTTAAACGAAGCGCCCCTGTTGTAGGCATCAGTAAGAAATCGCCTAAATCTGAATGTCCTGTACCACTCATATGTGTATGGCTAAAACCAAAAATAGTGCTGTCTGCATATTGGTAACCTGCACAATAAGCATAGGTAGCAGGATTGTATTTCCCGTCTATCAACATTGCTTCCTGATTGGTTTCTGGACTAAGTTGTACCATACCAAAAGGTGTTGTTGCACCAGGGTAAGTATGTCCCATATTTTGTGTTCCGATAAACGGGTTTACAAAAGAAGTATAGTCTTTATTCTGTGCTTGTACAATATTGGATGTACATATAAATAGAATAAGTAGATAATTGAAACTAGTAAGTAAAAAATTTTTCATGTAATGGAGTTTAATAAACTCAAAAATACATTTTTAAGATTGACTATTTATCTAATTAAGTTTTTATAAGATTTAATGACCGATAGTCGTTTTTAAGTACTATTAACTTGTAAAATACTGAGGATCGGTGTAATATCGTAGCTTAAATTACTCTCATAAATAACAAAACTCTTTTACGATAAAGGAGTAACCGTATTACACATTATTAAACATGAAAAAATCATTTCTATTATCATCACTCTTAGTCCTTATAAGTTGGTGTTCTTTTGCCAATCCACTTTGGATGAGGTACCCTGCAATTTCGCCTGATGGAGAACATATTGCATTTGCTTATCAAGGTGACGTATATGTAGTAAAAAGTTCAGGTGGAGAAGCAAGAATGCTTACGCAACATGTAGCCCATGATTATCATCCTGTATGGAGCCCTGATAGTAAAACAATCGCTTTCGCATCTGACAGACATGGTAATTTTGATATCTTCACAGTAGATGTGAATGGTGGTATTCCAAAACGTTTAACATACAATTCTGCTAAAGAAACGCCTTTCTCTTTTACGCCAGATGGTAAGAATGTCTTATTTTCTGCCGTTATTTTAGACGACATTAAAAGTGTACAATTCCCATATGGTCGTTTTCCAGAATTATATACTGTTGGTCTTGAAGGTAACAGACCTACTCAGTTAATTACAACGCCTACAATTAATGCTAAATACAATAAAGAGCAAACCAAAATTCTTTATCAAGACTATAAAGGTTATGAAGATAATTGGAGAAAGCACCACCGTTCTTCTGTAACAAGAGACATTTGGATGTATGATGTTGCAAATAAAGAACATACTAAATTAACCACTTATGATGGCGAAGATCTTTATCCAAATTTTTATGATAACGAATCAAAAATTGCTTATGTAAGCGAAGAAGCTGGTTCTGCAAATGTTTGGATTGCCGATATAGATGGAAAGAACAAAAAGCAAATCACAACATATATAAAAGACCCAGTACGTTTTCTTACTGTAGCAAACAGTGCAACAATGTGCTTTGGTTTTGATGGTGAAATTTATACAGTTATAGAAGGAGAAGCACCTAAAAAGGTTGTTATCAGTATTAAAAGTGATGCTAAAGTTAATAATATCACTTTTAAAAAAGCACACAAAGGAGGACATTCAATTTCTGTTTCACCAAATGGAAAAGAACTTGCATTTATCTTAAGAGGTAATGTATTTGTTACTTCAATAGATTATTCAACTACCGTTCAGATTACTAAAACTCCAGAACAGGAACGTAGTGTTCAGTTCTCTCCTGATGGTAGAAAACTTGTTTATGCAGGTGAAAGAAATAACAGCTGGAACATTTATATGTCTGAAATTAAAGACGAGAATGAACCGTATTTTATAAATGCTACTTCTATTGAAGAAAGCACTATTACTGCAAAGCAAGAAGTAGAAGAATTCCAACCTATGTTTTCTCCTAAAGGAGATGAGATAGCCTACTTGGAAGAAAGAACTACATTAAAAGTGATCAACTTAAAATCTAAAACTAGCAGAACAATTTTAGAAGGTAAATATAATTATTCTTATTCTGATGGAGATCAGCATTATGATTGGTCACCTGATGGAAAATGGTTTGTTGTTCAATATTCACCTAATTCATGGGCTAGTACAGATATTGGTTTAGTTGCTGCAAAAGGTGATCAGAAGATTATTAATCTTACGCAAAGTGGTTACAATAGTGTACTTCCTAAATTTGCAATGGATGGTAAAGCTATCATCTTCCAAAACGACAAATATGGTTACAGAAGTCACGGTAGTTGGGGTGCTGAAGATGATGTTTTTGGTATCTTCTTAACAAAAGATGCTTTTGATGAATTCCAATGGTCTAAAGAGAAATACGAATACGAGACAAAAATTAAGGAAGACAAAGAGAAAAAAGATAAAGAAGCAGAAGAGGAAGTAACTTCTAAAAAGAAGAAGAAGAAAAAAGATACTTCAGAAGATAAAGAAGCTACTTTAGAAATTGAGTTCGATAATATCCAAGATCGTATTCTTCGTATTACAATTAATTCGTCTTTCTTATCTGATATGCTCTTAACTAAAGATGGAGGTAAACTTTATTATTTAAGTAGTTTTGAAGGTGGTTTTGATCTTTGGGTAAAAGATATTCGTAAGAATGAAACAAAATTATTACATAAACTTAGTGGTGGCAATGGTAACCTTCAATTTGATAAGGACCACAAAAACATCTACTTCGAAAATGGTAATAGTTTCTCAAAAATTGAGCTTTCTTCAGATGCTAAATCAAATATTTCTTATGCTGCTAATTACTATTTAGATAAAGCTGCAGAAAGAGCCTACTTATTTGACCATGTTTGGAGACAAGTTGAAAAGAAATTCTACGATCCAGAAATACATCAAGTAGATTGGAATTACTACAAAGAAGATTATGCTAAATTCCTTCCTCATATCAATAATAACTACGATTTCTCTGAAATGTTAAGTGAATTATTGGGTGAATTGAACGGATCGCACACAGGCTGTAGATTCTACCCTAGTGCTGTAAACGGAGATCAAACGGCAACTTTTGCTGCTTTCTTTGACAATACATATACAGGCAATGGTTTAAAAATTGAAGAAATTATTGAAGGTAGTCCACTCCTTTCTTTAGAAAAAGAAATTAAAGCAGGAATGATTATCGAAAAAATTGATGGTATTACAATTGAAAACGGAAAGGATTACTATCAATTTTTAAATCATAAAGTTGG is a genomic window of Flammeovirga pectinis containing:
- a CDS encoding GH92 family glycosyl hydrolase, producing MKNFLLTSFNYLLILFICTSNIVQAQNKDYTSFVNPFIGTQNMGHTYPGATTPFGMVQLSPETNQEAMLIDGKYNPATYAYCAGYQYADSTIFGFSHTHMSGTGHSDLGDFLLMPTTGALRLNPGTADQPQSGYHSQFSHQTEEASPGYYAVTLDDYNIKAELTTSDRVGYHRYTFPKSDDAHIILDLISNIYNYEGKTVWTFVRVENDSTVTGYRQTNGWGKTRKVFFAMKFSKPFKSYGHKRYEEVKYNGFYRKFDQEHNFPEMAGEKIRAYFNFDTEEQESIDIKFALSSVSTAGALLNLATEIPHWNFDKTKEEARKKWNTELSKVEVETLTEDQKVTFYTAFYHTMLSPVLYEDVDGQYRGLDQNIYTSEGFTNYTLFSLWDTYRALHPLFNVLHPTRNNDMVKSMLAHQEQSVHNMLPIWSHYANENWCMIGYHAVSVIADAMVKETTDVSPQRALDAAVSTATVTYFDGIGDYIANGYVSADNNSASVSKTLEYAYDDFCISEIAKYAGREGVSSQFHYRSENFKNVFDSVSNYMRPKMQDGTWRTAFDPLDTHGQGFIEGNAWNYGLYVPHNVDEMITMMGGKDHFSSHLDKIFTTPIEERFIEKNEDITRDGIIGNYVHGNEPGHHIPYLYNWTNQPEKTQQRVRMIMDTMYTNERDGLCGNDDAGQMSAWYVFSAIGFYPVLPGSAEYALGSPLVKEATLHFENGNTLHIVAKNQSSKNVYVKKILLNGVEITGPTINHFELMKGGELVFEMSRK
- a CDS encoding S41 family peptidase, whose protein sequence is MKKSFLLSSLLVLISWCSFANPLWMRYPAISPDGEHIAFAYQGDVYVVKSSGGEARMLTQHVAHDYHPVWSPDSKTIAFASDRHGNFDIFTVDVNGGIPKRLTYNSAKETPFSFTPDGKNVLFSAVILDDIKSVQFPYGRFPELYTVGLEGNRPTQLITTPTINAKYNKEQTKILYQDYKGYEDNWRKHHRSSVTRDIWMYDVANKEHTKLTTYDGEDLYPNFYDNESKIAYVSEEAGSANVWIADIDGKNKKQITTYIKDPVRFLTVANSATMCFGFDGEIYTVIEGEAPKKVVISIKSDAKVNNITFKKAHKGGHSISVSPNGKELAFILRGNVFVTSIDYSTTVQITKTPEQERSVQFSPDGRKLVYAGERNNSWNIYMSEIKDENEPYFINATSIEESTITAKQEVEEFQPMFSPKGDEIAYLEERTTLKVINLKSKTSRTILEGKYNYSYSDGDQHYDWSPDGKWFVVQYSPNSWASTDIGLVAAKGDQKIINLTQSGYNSVLPKFAMDGKAIIFQNDKYGYRSHGSWGAEDDVFGIFLTKDAFDEFQWSKEKYEYETKIKEDKEKKDKEAEEEVTSKKKKKKKDTSEDKEATLEIEFDNIQDRILRITINSSFLSDMLLTKDGGKLYYLSSFEGGFDLWVKDIRKNETKLLHKLSGGNGNLQFDKDHKNIYFENGNSFSKIELSSDAKSNISYAANYYLDKAAERAYLFDHVWRQVEKKFYDPEIHQVDWNYYKEDYAKFLPHINNNYDFSEMLSELLGELNGSHTGCRFYPSAVNGDQTATFAAFFDNTYTGNGLKIEEIIEGSPLLSLEKEIKAGMIIEKIDGITIENGKDYYQFLNHKVGQNMHVVLLDPSNGNRETIIVQPISMGAQSNLLYKRWVKQREVETEKVSNGEIGYVHVRGMNSSSFRTVYSEALGKNYQKKALIVDTRFNGGGWLHDDLATFLSGKVYAQFAPRGQKFGTEPINKWTKPSAVLVSEGNYSDAYGFPYAYKTLGIGKLIGMPIPGTMTAVWWERLQDKSLVFGIPQVGVQDMNGNYLENQQIEPDVKVDLDKKVAAEGKDQQLEKAVSELLK